One stretch of Roseovarius mucosus DNA includes these proteins:
- the thiS gene encoding sulfur carrier protein ThiS, which yields MKITVNGTVQDTAAPSLDALLIELGYGAAKVATAVNESFVPAAMRPEQRLNDGDRIEIVAPRQGG from the coding sequence ATGAAGATCACGGTTAACGGCACTGTGCAGGACACCGCTGCACCATCGCTTGATGCGTTGCTGATCGAGCTGGGTTATGGCGCGGCCAAGGTGGCGACTGCAGTGAACGAAAGTTTTGTTCCTGCTGCAATGAGACCAGAACAGAGACTGAATGACGGCGACCGGATCGAAATCGTCGCACCACGGCAAGGGGGCTGA
- a CDS encoding FAD-dependent oxidoreductase, translated as MTGPVTIRGAGIVGLCVATDLVARGIDVILRDPAPSPGAHACSWWAGGMLAPFCEGFSAEEPVVRLGQAAADWWAAQGVEVIRRGSLVVTLQRDRRELDQFARRTMGHRFVTGEELAMLEPHLVERHDRALFFPDEAHINPRAALHHLHKRLVDAGVRFEQDAAEPHGSVIDCRGLAAQDSLPDLRGVKGEMLVLRSRDVTLTRPIRLLHPRFPLYIVPRGDGVFMLGATQIESTERGRASARSVMELLSAAYALHPAFGEAEVLEIGADARPAFPDNLPRLSRKGGTVYVNGLFRHGFLLSPAVARMAAEMVSGDTQTPEFYHEDHG; from the coding sequence ATGACAGGGCCTGTCACCATCCGGGGCGCGGGCATCGTTGGCCTCTGCGTGGCAACCGACCTTGTCGCGCGTGGCATTGACGTTATTTTACGCGATCCCGCACCATCACCCGGCGCGCATGCCTGCTCTTGGTGGGCGGGCGGCATGCTGGCCCCATTTTGCGAGGGCTTTTCCGCAGAAGAGCCGGTGGTGCGATTGGGTCAAGCGGCCGCCGATTGGTGGGCGGCACAGGGAGTTGAGGTAATCCGACGGGGCTCGCTCGTTGTCACCTTGCAGCGCGACCGCCGCGAACTGGACCAATTCGCCCGCCGAACCATGGGGCATCGATTTGTAACAGGCGAAGAATTGGCCATGTTAGAGCCGCATTTGGTTGAGCGCCACGACCGCGCACTGTTCTTTCCTGATGAGGCGCATATCAATCCTCGCGCGGCACTGCATCACCTGCACAAGCGCCTGGTGGACGCAGGCGTGCGATTCGAACAAGATGCGGCAGAGCCTCATGGTTCAGTGATCGACTGTCGCGGCCTCGCCGCGCAGGACAGTTTGCCCGATCTGCGGGGGGTCAAGGGAGAGATGCTGGTGCTGCGCAGCCGTGATGTGACCCTGACAAGGCCCATTCGCCTGTTGCACCCGCGGTTTCCACTCTACATCGTGCCACGGGGCGATGGTGTATTCATGCTGGGTGCGACACAGATCGAGAGCACAGAGCGCGGCCGTGCCTCGGCTCGGTCCGTGATGGAGCTGCTGTCGGCTGCCTATGCTCTGCACCCCGCTTTTGGCGAGGCGGAGGTGCTGGAAATTGGCGCTGATGCGCGCCCTGCTTTCCCCGACAACCTTCCGCGCCTTTCCCGCAAGGGGGGCACAGTTTATGTCAACGGCCTCTTTCGCCACGGCTTCCTCTTGTCGCCTGCGGTGGCGCGTATGGCAGCAGAGATGGTCTCGGGCGATACTCAGACACCGGAGTTTTATCATGAAGATCACGGTTAA
- a CDS encoding thiazole synthase codes for MPVFYETEITSRLMLGTAQYPSPAILADAFKRSGAGIATVSVRREAGGERAGQAFWDMIRDLDVRVLPNTAGCHSVREAVTTAQMARELFDTRWIKLEVIGHADTLQPDPFGLVEAARILTEDGFQVFPYCTEDLVLCERLVEAGCQVLMPWGAPIGTGLGLNNIYGLRSLRAHFPDLPLVIDAGLGLPSQAAHAMELGYDAVLLNTAVAKAGDPASMADGFARALEAGRLAYEADPMEPRDMAAPSTPVLGRAFT; via the coding sequence ATGCCTGTATTCTACGAGACCGAGATCACCTCGCGGCTGATGCTAGGCACTGCGCAATATCCCTCGCCCGCGATCCTCGCCGATGCCTTCAAACGCTCTGGCGCGGGCATCGCCACCGTCTCTGTGCGGCGTGAGGCAGGGGGCGAGCGCGCGGGCCAAGCGTTTTGGGATATGATCCGCGACCTTGATGTGCGCGTGCTGCCCAATACCGCCGGCTGCCATTCGGTCCGGGAGGCTGTAACAACGGCTCAGATGGCGCGGGAACTGTTTGACACGCGCTGGATCAAGCTTGAGGTGATCGGCCACGCCGACACCCTGCAGCCAGACCCCTTTGGTCTGGTCGAAGCGGCGCGCATCCTGACCGAGGACGGATTTCAGGTGTTTCCTTATTGCACCGAAGACCTTGTGCTCTGCGAGCGCCTGGTAGAGGCGGGATGCCAGGTGTTGATGCCTTGGGGCGCCCCGATTGGTACGGGGCTTGGCCTCAATAACATCTACGGCCTTCGCTCTTTGCGTGCGCATTTCCCCGATCTGCCGCTGGTGATCGACGCAGGCCTAGGCCTGCCAAGCCAAGCGGCGCATGCGATGGAACTAGGCTATGACGCAGTGCTGCTTAACACAGCCGTGGCCAAGGCAGGCGATCCGGCGTCGATGGCCGACGGGTTCGCCCGCGCATTGGAGGCAGGGCGCCTTGCCTATGAGGCCGACCCGATGGAGCCGCGCGATATGGCCGCCCCCTCGACCCCCGTGTTAGGAAGGGCCTTTACCTGA
- a CDS encoding thiamine phosphate synthase produces the protein MSLPRFYPIFDHTDWLRRVLPLGVKLVQLRIKDLTGEALNAQITQAESLCRTHGATLVVNDHWQAAIDTGATWVHLGQEDLDTADIPAMRRAGLKLGLSTHDHAELDRALSHDPDYVALGPVYPTILKKMKWHEQGLDKLTEWKRLIGDVPLVAIGGMSVERAGGAYAAGADIVSAVTDITLNPDPEARVQHWIEVTR, from the coding sequence ATGTCTCTGCCGCGTTTCTATCCGATTTTCGATCACACGGACTGGCTTCGCCGCGTGCTGCCACTTGGTGTTAAACTCGTGCAGTTGCGCATCAAGGATCTTACGGGCGAGGCCTTGAACGCGCAAATTACGCAGGCAGAGAGCCTATGTCGGACCCATGGTGCCACTCTCGTGGTCAACGATCATTGGCAAGCCGCGATTGATACAGGCGCGACTTGGGTGCATCTGGGGCAGGAGGATCTCGACACCGCCGACATTCCCGCCATGCGCCGTGCCGGGCTGAAGCTGGGGCTTAGCACCCATGATCATGCGGAGCTTGACCGGGCTCTCTCGCACGATCCTGATTACGTGGCGCTTGGTCCGGTCTATCCCACCATCCTGAAAAAGATGAAGTGGCACGAACAGGGTCTGGACAAGTTGACCGAATGGAAGCGCCTGATCGGCGACGTTCCCTTGGTCGCCATCGGGGGCATGTCGGTTGAGCGGGCGGGTGGGGCCTATGCGGCCGGGGCGGATATCGTGTCTGCCGTGACAGATATCACGCTCAATCCCGACCCCGAGGCGCGGGTGCAGCACTGGATTGAGGTCACGCGATGA